Proteins encoded within one genomic window of Pygocentrus nattereri isolate fPygNat1 chromosome 7, fPygNat1.pri, whole genome shotgun sequence:
- the arpp19a gene encoding cAMP-regulated phosphoprotein 19a: MSEENEDPKTVETAVEEQKDVENKVICPERSEEAKLKAKYPHLSGKAGGSDLLRKRLQKGQKYFDSGDYNMAKAKIKNKQLPAAQTEKTEITGDHIPTPQDLPQRKPSLVASKLAG, from the exons ATGTCAGAAGAAAACGAAGACCCTAAGACTGTGGAGACGGCGGTGGAGGAGCAGAAA GATGTGGAGAATAAGGTGATCTGTCCAGAGAGGTCAGAGGAGGCCAAGCTCAAGGCCAAGTACCCACACCTGAGCGGAAAAGCTGGAGGCTCTGATCTGCTCAGGAAAAGACTGCAGAAAGGG CAAAAGTACTTCGACTCTGGCGACTACAACATGGCGAAGGCCAAGATAAAGAACAAGCAGCTGCCGGCGGCGCAGACGGAGAAGACGGAGATAACGGGGGACCACATCCCGACACCTCAGGACCTGCCACAGAGGAAACCCTCTCTGGTGGCCAGCAAACTGGCCGGCTGA